The Triplophysa dalaica isolate WHDGS20190420 chromosome 5, ASM1584641v1, whole genome shotgun sequence genome window below encodes:
- the parpbp gene encoding PCNA-interacting partner, producing the protein MNTMDASLRTLARVFRRESHRVLDSERTTIQGADGMLMVLQLAMAEVNKKEYGDFGVALSEALAVWKYFLLEKLQLSPNDISPPQSYDLIRKEYDCFLKRTNTLDLIDVFVMFKELRMNEEPEEPMTALQMFQFLISDVKLSEKESVLVCPATPSNKADILTPQIKRVVRRVFCSYLALFVNSKNDLALAYTLDNPSRSLGHMAFTDLRHAARNSSSSLFLTVTSFIRAIQLGGKGYAPPESHPLRRHVKGLSEFLSFVDQCQEILGETPSPREAGFKVVSSIRAALAKGRSNGDPVYRAADDTARELKEQIGQICTAQAQLPVGTGISPARPRAYAINHSTAYGGRETVKVLMTLLDEEALAPPCRNKAELLSEDHAALNGSAGACLLALYKSPEAPTGSSPKPLRNRICSQQENVKSKVIRPTIRSQFACTYKDADLPLNRVLDFPSTSQLPTCVHPAPKQNITVSASVDYKFGSTEMDNRLAVHVDPETTNSSPEGQSALGKHSGNSWNGAGGKRTQPAQLQKATGTSKRKLANRECVELGRDENQPPQKRPPAKAPIGGPEKKNSKAASRKLLAGQGKLTSFFRL; encoded by the exons ATGAATACTATGGATGCAAGCCTAAGAACACTTGCCAGGGTTTTCAGGAGAGAGTCTCATCGAGTATTAGACTCTGAGAGGACCACCATTCAAGGGGCTGATGGGATGCTGATGGTCCTACAGCTTGCAATGGCTGAGGTCAACAAGAAG GAATACGGGGACTTTGGAGTAGCATTAAGTGAAGCTCTGGCTGTCTGGAAATACTTCCTCCTGGAAAAGCTCCAGCTATCCCCCAACGATATCTCTCCACCGCAAAGTTATGACCTCATCCGAAAAGAGTATGACTGCTTTTTAAAACGGACGAACACTTTGGACTTGATTGACGTCTTTGTCATGTTTAAGGAGCTTCGGATGAATGAAGAACCAGAGGAACCCATGACAGCT TTGCAGATGTTCCAGTTTCTCATTAGTGATGTGAAGCTCTCAGAGAAGGAGTCTGTTCTTGTGTGTCCTGCTACACCATCAAACAAGGCTGATATCTTAACTCCACAG ATAAAGCGAGTGGTCCGGAGAGTTTTTTGTTCTTACTTGGCTCTTTTTGTAAACTCGAAGAATGACCTGGCCCTTGCATACACATTGGACAATCCCAGTCGCTCTCTTGGGCACATGGCCTTCACAGATCTCAGACATGCTGCCCGTAACAGCAGTTCGTCTCTCTTCCTG ACAGTGACATCATTTATCAGGGCAATACAACTGGGAGGGAAGGGCTATGCCCCACCTGAGTCTCACCCCTTGCGAAGGCACGTGAAGGGCTTATCAGAGTTTCTCAGTTTCGTAGACCAGTGTCAGGAAATCTTAGGAGAGACCCCTAGTCCAAg AGAAGCTGGATTCAAGGTGGTGTCCAGTATCAGAGCTGCTCTGGCCAAGGGCCGCAGTAATGGAGACCCAGTATACCGTGCGGCCGATGACACCGCCAGAGAGCTCAAGGAACAAATCGGGCAGATATGTACCGCCCAGGCACAGTTGCCAGTTGGAACGGGAATCAGTCCGGCAAGG CCCAGAGCGTATGCTATAAACCACTCCACTGCATATGGGGGCAGAGAGACCGTAAAAGTTTTGATGACCCTGTTGGATGAAGAAGCACTAGCCCCGCCCTGCAGGAACAAGGCAGAACTGCTCTCTGAAGATCATGCAGCTCTTAATGGGAGCGCTGGTGCCTGTCTTCTTGCCCTTTACAA ATCGCCAGAAGCTCCCACTGGATCTTCTCCAAAGCCTTTAAGGAACCGCATTTGCAGTCAACAAGAAAATGTTAAGTCCAAG GTAATACGTCCAACCATCCGCTCTCAGTTTGCTTGTACATACAAGGATGCTGATCTGCCCCTCAATCGAGTGTTGGATTTTCCCAGTACTAGCCAACTTCCTACCTGTGTGCACCCTGCGCCCAAACAAAACATTACGGTGTCTGCATCTGTGGATTACAAGTTTGGCTCTACTGAGATGGATAACAGACTTGCAG TGCACGTGGACCCAGAGACCACTAACTCCAGTCCCGAAGGCCAGTCCGCTCTAGGGAAACATAGTGGAAATTCCTGGAATGGAGCAGGTGGGAAGAGGACCCAGCCAGCACAGCTCCAAAAAGCAACGGGGACCTCCAAGAGAAAGCTTGCCAACCGAGAGTGCGTTGAACTGGGAAGGGATGAGAACCAGCCCCCTCAGAAAAGACCCCCAGCCAAAGCTCCCATTGGAGGACCAGAGAAAAAGAATAGTAAAGCTGCCAGCAGGAAACTCCTAGCTGGTCAGGGCAAACTCACAAGCTTTTTCAGGCTGTAA